The following nucleotide sequence is from Raphanus sativus cultivar WK10039 unplaced genomic scaffold, ASM80110v3 Scaffold0848, whole genome shotgun sequence.
ttttatttttcagttgCAAAGTAACTTCAGAAGAATTACATAGAAGTCGTCtagttaaatataatatttaacttttatttttctggtGGAAGACTTCCATGTAAATCTTctagaaaaactaaaatttctGACAAAACTCGGTCAATTGCTAAACTAACTTGAATTCCTTAACGGGTCCATACCTCAACTTACAGAAAGGTCACCACATTTTGAAGATTGGTTGACAGTCAAATATCAATACACTGTTTGTGTCACATATGAAGATGCAAATCGATCCAGTGTTGTTGAAAAAAATCTCCCACCATGATGTGACGAGAAATATATGAGAGCACATTCAGAAAAGATTCTTTGTTTTCAGTGGACCAAGGAACAAGAACATGAAAGCGGATTttgcttgttgttgttgcaagCATGGCATGACAGTGGAAGCACATTACGGTAAACTCAACAAGATGCAGATTttgcttgttgttgttgcaaaCAACATGGCATGACAGTGGAAGCACATTACTGTAAATTCAACAAGATTTGGGATAACATAAACAATTATACTCTATTTCGTACGCGCAAGTGTGGAAAATGTGTGTGCAATCTGGGCACTCGACAGGAAAAAGACAGAGAAGATGACATGGtgtaacaatttttatttaggattatgaaacaattttttttcacacCATATGTTCAAGCTTGATGTCTCGCGAACCTCTTTCAAGTTAGGAAGAAGTTTATAAAGACAAGAAAAGGATGTTGATATTCATTGAACCAAAGTGAAGAGGCCTGAAATCATGGTGTTAGCAACACAAGCATGGTCTCATTTCAAAActgaagaaaaggaaaattttggTATTTGCAGTGTATTGTAACTGTGGAGGCATTCATTAGAACACTTCCAACGGAGGTTTCTAACTATCGGAATTCTAAAAATGCACCGTAAAGGCACTCATAAGAGCACTTCCAATAGAGGTTTCTAACCACTGGAATTCTAaagatgcatatatatatatatatatatgtgtgtatgtatatattatatatacgtatataatTATGGGGTCCATCACCTTACGGGAAATccaacttaaatttttttaaaagaaaatttaataaatttaggtTGAGTTTTTCGTAAATTGATGGACCTCGCAAttacatatgtatataatatatagatacatatatatacccatatatgcatttttaaaattcttatgGGTAGAAATCTTCATTGGAGTTGTTGTTTTGACACTGTTGGTTATCCAGAATGATGGGGTGATAGACTATATGGAATACCTTATATTAAATCATCTCCGAcccatctttatatttttctataaaagaaaaatatttataataaaactagatttaCTCAATGTATATTTCTATACTATagtttttctatatatatttttagaaaacaaataatagaaaatgttatttttatctagtaaatataaaGGTAAAAACTAacattcttctatatatatatatatatatttttagatactctattttagaaatatacaaTGAACAAAATCActtctataatatatatatataatgtctATTAGAGGTTTTTTGTAGAAGAATTGTCAtctttgtaattttattaatcGTCCTCAATCAAATCATAACATCTACTAGGAGACGTAAGCCATTTAATCTATTAGGGCAAGATTATCGGTAGAAACGTTTTTAGgttcttaaatgttttttttgtttttctgatttttttaaaaaaattaattgaatcAATTGCGGGCCGCCACGTGTCAGTAGGATCTGCAATAGTACAATAAACCATTTGCAAACGTTTTTTATTTAGTGAACTTTTGCCAAGATTTTTGAAAAAGGTGGTGGGAGCCACGCGTAAGAACCCTCCCCCCACCACGGATAATCTTGCCCTTAGAAGACTAATTTTTAAGCTCACAACTAAGCAAATTCATAATCTCGAAAGTTATCATATTTATaaatccttttttatttatagtcaTGGTTCTAGAAATTGTTTTAAGCAACGCCTAGACAATAAATCTCGATTTTAACAAAAATGGTTTTTTTAGATTGGTTTACAACTTAAATCGGTTCAAACTATTTTAAAGCAAATTGATATAAattgtctaaatattttaaatttaacaaattCAACAAATTtgctaaatttttgttttatatatctcAATTTTGATAATTcgtcaaaataattttataatcaaactaaaatatcttatataagtataaaatatatataataataaatcaatagtTTTTAATGTCTAAATTTCACATAAACCTTGAAATTTTGCCTAGAGATTAAGCGCATAATTACAGCTtacagattttttaaatattgctTAGAGCAGTTCCATTGGTAAGCTCTTCAATGGGTTCTTAGcatttaagaaaaatgaaaagtaaTTAATTTTGGTGAGAGAACATCTGAAAAGTTCTTAAAGGACTTTTTAAGAATCGGTTGCAAGTTCAAAAGGACAGATGTCACTGCACTAATGTTTCAATTGGTTTTGcaaaattaatacaaaattaaattattataataacattatttttttttgttttagaaccTTTCACAGGTTGTAACCGATGGAGCTGGTCCTAGGCTACAGctattatttatatacatatgttgTTGTCATTTGTCAGTCAAGCCACCACACCTCTAACTGATCAGGGAACGTACGCCATGTTTATCTCTTTTGGTAAAAGCTATATATATCTTGTGGTGACCAAATTTAAACCTCATAAGTAATTAGATAGTCTCGTAAGCTAATTAAAGCTTTTTGACCAGATATCCTCAGCCATTCGTCGACCGTTAATCTCTCGCTCCATGCAAAATCCATGCACGTCTATTTTTAGAAACCAAAACCTTATATAAAGTCCCCCTAATCCACTGCAATATTCGCTGCCCCAAGTCATTAAATAACTTGGCTTTTCTCTAATAAAGCCACTCCCTCTCCGATACCTCAATAAACCGGAgggagcaaaaaaaaaataacaataaaaataataaatattttaaaatgattggAAAAGTTGTTGTTTCGGTGGCCTCTGTTCTCCTATTGGTCGGAGTAGCCATAGGAGTCGTtgtcattattaataaaaatggcAACACTCCCTTGTCTCCTCAGATGAAAGCCGTTCAAGGTATTTGCCAAGGGACTTCCGACAAAGCCTCATGTGTCAAGACTCTCGAGCCGGTGAAGAGCGATGACCCAAACAAGCTGATCAAGGCCTTTATTCTTGCTGTACAAGATGCAGTAACCAAATCATCAAACTTCACGGGTAAAGCCGAAGGAGACTTGGGTTCGAGCATCTCGCCAAACAACAAAGCCGTTCTTGAATACTGCAAGAAAGTTTTCTTGTACGCGCTTGAGGATCTCGGTACTATTCTTGAGGAAATGGGTGAAGATCTTAACCAGATCGGTAGCAAAATTGACCAGCTTAAACAATGGTTAATTGGTGTCTACAATTACCAAACCGATTGTCTTGACGATATTCAGGAAGATGATTTGAGAAAGACTATTGCAGAAGGCATTGCAAACTCCAAGATTCTCACTGGCAATGCTGTTGAAATCTTCCACACCGTCGTCAGCGAGATGGCTAAGCTTAACGCCAAGGTAGATGATTTCAAGAACATGACAAGCGGAGTCTTTTCTCCTTCCGACAAAGGAACAGCTCCCGTCGACAAAGAAACTCCTCCAGTCGTTGATACTCCTGTGGCTGACCCAGATGGTCCTTCTCGTCGTCTCCTTGAAGATATTGACGAAACCGGAGTCCCAACATGGGTTTCAGGTGCAGACAGGAAGCTCTTGGCTAATGCTGGACGTGGCCGAAGACGCGGTGGTGGTGCTAGAATCAGAGCCAACTTTGTTGTTGCCAAGGATGGAAGCGGCCAGTTTAACTCGATCCAACAAGCTGTTAACGCTTGTCCCGATAAAAACCCTGGCCGATGCATCATCTACATTAAGGCCGGTATCTACAGAGAGCAAGTTATCATCcctaagaagaagaacaacatcTTCATGTTCGGAGATGGTGCAAGAAAGACCGTTATCACTTACAACAGAAGTGTTGGTCTCAGTTCTGGAACCACCACTTCTACGAGTGGCACAGTCCGTAAGTCTCATCACACCCTAATTAGCTAATTGCTATTACAAACCAATTGACGATAAATAGACAGCTGTAAATTATCTctaatatatttcttatgtCGTCCCAACGAAACATCCGATTTGGGAGTATATGTTCTTACATTCTTAGATATTAACATCCATATGATACTAATAAACTCATATTGCTTATGTTATGTATTCGTGTAGAGGTCGAATCTGAAGGGTTCATAGCGAAATATATCGGATTCAGGAACACAGCCGGTCCAAATGGACATCAAGCCGTGGCCATCCGAGTCAATGGAGACCGTGCAGTGATCTTCAACTGTAGATTCGACGGTTACCAAGACACTCTATACGTCAACAACGGTCGTCAATTCTACAGAAACTGTGTCATCTCAGGAACAGTCGATTTCATCTTCGGAAAATCAGCAACCGTTATCCAAAACTCACTCATCGTCGTCCGCAGAGGAAACAAGGGACAATACAACACCGTCACAGCCGACGGAAACGAAATGGGATTTGCCATGAAACTCGGTATCGTCCTCCAACACTGCCGCATCGTTCCGGACAGGAAACTAGCAGCAGAGAGGTTGACCGTAGAGTCATACTTGGGAAGGCCATGGAAGAAATACTCAACCACGGTGGTCATCAACACTGAACTCGGTGATTTGATCAGACCAGAAGGTTGGAGAATGTGGGATGGTGAAAGTAACCACAAGACATGTAGGTACGTTGAATACAACAACCGTGGACCAGGAGCTAACACTAATAGGAGAGTTAACTGGGCTAAGATCGCTAGGACTGCAGGTGAAGTAAGTCAGTTCACTGTGGCTAACTGGTTAAGTCCCGTTAACTGGATTCAACAAAGTAACGTTCCTGTCACGCTTCGATTATAAAGcgtataaagaaaaacaaaaagaccAGTACTTGTTTATGTAAAAGGTGAAAAGTACAACATTTGTTTTCGATAGGATAAAATGTATGGGAATGAAGTTGtaataacaaataattttttttgtttgtctctCGTATGAAAGATGAATAAAGACACATTCTTTTAAAAGAATAGCTGTTGTTTGGTTTTATGTTTacatattcaaaatatgatatatcattACAATTATGTTCATGAATGAATAGAATGCATTTCATTCCATTTTTCTCCATATTTTGTGCTTCTTATTccgtttctttttatttcaataattttattttgggtgTAACTAGATTTACCAATTTTTAGAATTAAGTTGTATTAAATGATTTATTCCTTACTGATtccaaattgttttttaatCATTTAGATGGAATGAATATCAAAGTTTATCTCAATGATTCTTTTTGGAATTGATGGAAAAAAATGGAAtgtagttataaaatatttataattagaaTGAAATGGAACGAGATAGAAAGAAATTCCATCTAGGTAGCGTGCTATTCTCGTGGCCATTATCCTCTTTCACGTAACTCGATTTTTTGtacatttaaaaacaatttttttcttgattttagGCTATTATGAATTAAGGcacaacaaaatataattattttatagacGAAAGTCCactaaatataaactaatatatacaaGAATGAAAGTCCTTTACATAAGGTCCAATATATTATGTAATCCAatctatttcctttttaaaaatatatatacttctaAATTCTATATAATTCACTTTAAATAATACAGACCATGAAAAATACATATGTtttcaattcaaaaaaataataatacatatgtttaaattttaattgatcTTTTAATACTTATCTCACTCTGCGCAGGCGCAGATCTCAACCTAATTTAGGATGTAATTGGTAAACATAAGCATTGTGATTGGTAGACAAGACTAGAAATATTACGaacgaaatttatttttaaaattggaaTGTACGTGAATGGTGTAGTGGAAGATATGGAATAAAACATAAGTTTATAACTTCAACTTTTCACAATTATACTGTCAATTAAATAGAAACCTAGATAAATTCAAGTTTATGTggtaataaattatatatggggaaaatatattataacttcAAGTTTAAAACTAAAAGATAACATAAGGAGAACCACCAAATACGAAAGCAAGAAATCATAATTGAAAgcaacaaaacataaataaacgACACCATAAAATCTTAGTTCGTAACCAGCTCATCCATGCCAAATCCCTTAATAGTCATAGTACGGAATcctattaaaaacatataaaataagttagcataatatataatgattatcAAAGAATGTTAGAGAGAAAGGAATAGAGAAGACGATATCAATGAAGCACCTCCAtgacttatatttatataagttacAAATTATCTTTCATTAAAATGAGATTGATTTATCAAATATACGGTATTCAATACTGATTGCCAATTTATCAGCCAATcattaattttgtgtttttattctTGGAAGTTTATAAATACGTATAGAGAATATGTTAGGTTAATATTAAACTTTCGAATCAAGAATTCCGTTTGTGATATAATGATTAAGAAGATAATATAACTCACGGCAATCAGAATTAAATCATTTTCCACATAAGAATTTATGATTGCAATCAATACATTCCAATATTGACCGAATCAATTACCTAAAGTTGCATTCAAAATCTGGAGGTCGCTAAAAATATCCCTAATTTATATTCgaaatcactaatgtttttgaaaaaatcataacTATCAAATCAAGATAGTAAATTgaatcaaaattaataatactaattttaatttcgtgaaattagtttatatttgaaaacaattcattttGATAGTTCTTATTCTTATTCTTATTCTTATTCTTAttcttatttcttatatttgttataattgtaaattaatattcatattttaagtTAAACAAATTGCATGTTGGAaattaatattcatattttaagtTAAACAAATTGCATGTTGGGTTCCCCTTTTATTTGATGgaatttttgtttcagtttatgtaaatgaataataagaaaatccatataaaaaaaattacgacAGAGATATTACCGTTACTGGAAAATCATAACATTAAcaattttttgagaaaaaattgtGTGTAATAGAGTTCAAATGAAATCGAATAGAAAACATAATATTTGTGTATGTGAAGTAAGCATACAAATATGTTGCCGTTAGCACCGAAACTATGTACGATATACGGAACTTTGGGATAAGTAATCtaccaatatatatatggaaGGTCTGTCGAATGGCAATATTTGTAATTTCCTAAGGTCAGTGAGGCTTTTTTCATAAATAGGCTGAGAAGCATCCTCTGTTTGCCACGTCATCATAATGACACTCCCGTAAATATTCTACCATTTTAGGgtttctctttttatttgctTCCATTTTAATAGTAAGGGGATATAGAAAGTGAAAATAATGCAGTAAATTTCGTATGCAAATCATGGAAAAACGAATCTTCTTAGTTCCTAATTCACTCACTATTTAATATTTGACTTGGTTTAGTTTCcatatgcaaaacaaatttggaaaatcctcgtaaagataattacaaaaaatggaAAGTGTAAAGGAAGAGAATAATCAAAATTCGATGCCGAAATAAAACAGTCATAAGTCA
It contains:
- the LOC108847141 gene encoding pectinesterase 5-like, whose amino-acid sequence is MIGKVVVSVASVLLLVGVAIGVVVIINKNGNTPLSPQMKAVQGICQGTSDKASCVKTLEPVKSDDPNKLIKAFILAVQDAVTKSSNFTGKAEGDLGSSISPNNKAVLEYCKKVFLYALEDLGTILEEMGEDLNQIGSKIDQLKQWLIGVYNYQTDCLDDIQEDDLRKTIAEGIANSKILTGNAVEIFHTVVSEMAKLNAKVDDFKNMTSGVFSPSDKGTAPVDKETPPVVDTPVADPDGPSRRLLEDIDETGVPTWVSGADRKLLANAGRGRRRGGGARIRANFVVAKDGSGQFNSIQQAVNACPDKNPGRCIIYIKAGIYREQVIIPKKKNNIFMFGDGARKTVITYNRSVGLSSGTTTSTSGTVQVESEGFIAKYIGFRNTAGPNGHQAVAIRVNGDRAVIFNCRFDGYQDTLYVNNGRQFYRNCVISGTVDFIFGKSATVIQNSLIVVRRGNKGQYNTVTADGNEMGFAMKLGIVLQHCRIVPDRKLAAERLTVESYLGRPWKKYSTTVVINTELGDLIRPEGWRMWDGESNHKTCRYVEYNNRGPGANTNRRVNWAKIARTAGEVSQFTVANWLSPVNWIQQSNVPVTLRL